A part of Sugiyamaella lignohabitans strain CBS 10342 chromosome D, complete sequence genomic DNA contains:
- the MCM3 gene encoding MCM DNA helicase complex subunit MCM3 (Protein involved in DNA replication; component of the Mcm2-7 hexameric helicase complex that binds chromatin as a part of the pre-replicative complex; GO_component: GO:0031261 - DNA replication preinitiation complex [Evidence IPI] [PMID 9554851]; GO_component: GO:0042555 - MCM complex [Evidence IEA]; GO_component: GO:0042555 - MCM complex [Evidence IDA] [PMID 12480933]; GO_component: GO:0005737 - cytoplasm [Evidence IDA] [PMID 10704410]; GO_component: GO:0005737 - cytoplasm [Evidence IDA] [PMID 11914276]; GO_component: GO:0005656 - nuclear pre-replicative complex [Evidence IDA] [PMID 16824194]; GO_component: GO:0005656 - nuclear pre-replicative complex [Evidence IDA] [PMID 9335335]; GO_component: GO:0005634 - nucleus [Evidence IEA,IEA,IEA]; GO_component: GO:0005634 - nucleus [Evidence IDA] [PMID 10704410]; GO_component: GO:0031298 - replication fork protection complex [Evidence IDA] [PMID 16531994]; GO_function: GO:0005524 - ATP binding [Evidence IEA,IEA]; GO_function: GO:0016887 - ATPase activity [Evidence IDA,IMP] [PMID 12480933]; GO_function: GO:0003677 - DNA binding [Evidence IEA,IEA]; GO_function: GO:0003678 - DNA helicase activity [Evidence IEA]; GO_function: GO:0003678 - DNA helicase activity [Evidence IDA] [PMID 18657510]; GO_function: GO:0003688 - DNA replication origin binding [Evidence IDA] [PMID 11756674]; GO_function: GO:0003688 - DNA replication origin binding [Evidence IDA] [PMID 16824194]; GO_function: GO:0003682 - chromatin binding [Evidence IDA] [PMID 9554851]; GO_function: GO:0004386 - helicase activity [Evidence IEA]; GO_function: GO:0016787 - hydrolase activity [Evidence IEA]; GO_function: GO:0017111 - nucleoside-triphosphatase activity [Evidence IEA]; GO_function: GO:0000166 - nucleotide binding [Evidence IEA,IEA]; GO_function: GO:0017116 - single-stranded DNA-dependent ATP-dependent DNA helicase activity [Evidence IDA] [PMID 18657510]; GO_process: GO:0032508 - DNA duplex unwinding [Evidence IEA]; GO_process: GO:0006260 - DNA replication [Evidence IEA,IEA]; GO_process: GO:0006270 - DNA replication initiation [Evidence IEA]; GO_process: GO:0006270 - DNA replication initiation [Evidence IMP] [PMID 12060653]; GO_process: GO:0006271 - DNA strand elongation involved in DNA replication [Evidence IMP] [PMID 10834843]; GO_process: GO:0030466 - chromatin silencing at silent mating-type cassette [Evidence IMP] [PMID 19064704]; GO_process: GO:0006348 - chromatin silencing at telomere [Evidence IMP] [PMID 19064704]; GO_process: GO:0000727 - double-strand break repair via break-induced replication [Evidence IMP] [PMID 20516198]; GO_process: GO:0033260 - nuclear cell cycle DNA replication [Evidence IMP] [PMID 10834843]; GO_process: GO:0006267 - pre-replicative complex assembly involved in nuclear cell cycle DNA replication [Evidence IDA] [PMID 16824194]; GO_process: GO:0006267 - pre-replicative complex assembly involved in nuclear cell cycle DNA replication [Evidence IPI] [PMID 9335335]), producing the protein MENETNLDATLSDRVRQFTEFLDSNDGATNYKEEIRRMLQRESTRLAVSLDDLREFDRSFWKGVLNYPSDYLPAVDKALRETAFAIRDPILHPIDDQTQFYVAFKGSFGDHWVNPRTIHASHLGKLVSLEGIVTRCSLVRPKVVRSVHYCETTGRFHAREYRDQTTSFDPLPTSSVYPTEDSDGNPLITEFGYSTYRDHQTISIQEMPEKAPAGQLPRSIDVVMDDDLVDRAKPGDRVQLVGVYRSLGGGANNQSATFRSVLLANNVILLSSKANGATAQTPINDTDIRNINKISRKKDIFELLSQSLAPSIYGHDYIKKAVLLMLLGGSEKNLENGTHIRGDINILMVGDPSTAKSQMLRFVLNTANLAIATTGRGSSGVGLTAAVTTDKETGERRLEAGAMVLADRGIVCIDEFDKMSDVDRVAIHEVMEQQTVTIAKAGIHTSLNARCSVIAAANPIYGQYDTHKDPHKNIALPDSLLSRFDLLFVVTDEIDDARDRAISEHVLRMHRYLAPGSEEGVPIRDNSGQNLSVGDQADEQAAVSSDTVYEKFNPLIHAGLAAANKGTNKKNQVLSIGFIRKYVQYAKNRIKPVLTKGASDYIVATYSGLRNDDLTINQRRTSPITARTLETLIRLSTAHAKARLSNLVEEDDARVAEEILRYALFKEVIEAGRRKKRRTTADLEGESEESDVELDDEEDEVVSTRRPGRPRGSRANNAENDDDDVDYEDTLPDDSVSQRITTARQKALAARRQGDSSQPASSQGPSFTQESWGSSTVESQVAEGSRTNGLAETGEDSVPQGDISRSRLDEFGRILGQLLTDTAQFPSDEAISIPVLIDAVNKRMQTEDVFSDREARAALKQMSVDNKLFVHNESDSIYMI; encoded by the coding sequence ATGGAGAACGAAACAAATTTGGACGCTACTCTTAGCGATAGAGTTCGTCAGTTTACTGAGTTTCTTGACAGTAATGATGGTGCTACGAATTATAAAGAGGAAATTAGACGGATGCTCCAGAGAGAGTCGACTCGTTTGGCAGTTTCTCTTGACGATTTGAGAGAATTCGATCGTTCTTTTTGGAAAGGAGTTCTGAATTATCCGTCTGACTATTTGCCAGCCGTTGATAAAGCTCTCCGCGAGACTGCTTTTGCTATCAGAGATCCAATACTACATCCAATTGATGATCAGACACAATTTTATGTGGCTTTCAAAGGTTCTTTTGGTGACCACTGGGTTAATCCCCGTACAATTCATGCGTCTCATCTTGGAAAGTTGGTTAGTTTGGAGGGTATTGTAACTCGATGTTCACTTGTTAGACCCAAGGTTGTTCGTTCAGTTCATTATTGCGAGACCACTGGCCGATTTCACGCTCGTGAATACCGTGACCAAACTACATCGTTCGATCCTTTGCCGACCTCTAGCGTTTATCCAACTGAAGATAGTGATGGCAATCCATTGATTACAGAGTTTGGATATAGTACATACAGAGATCATCAAACCATTTCAATTCAAGAAATGCCCGAAAAGGCACCTGCTGGTCAATTGCCTAGAAGTATTGATGTAGTAATGGACGATGATTTGGTCGACAGAGCTAAACCGGGTGATAGAGTTCAACTGGTTGGTGTTTACAGATCCCTTGGTGGCGGTGCTAATAACCAAAGTGCTACCTTTAGATCAGTGCTTTTGGCAAACAACGTTATCTTATTATCATCTAAAGCCAATGGTGCCACAGCTCAAACTCCAATCAATGACACCGACATCCGTAACATCAACAAGAtttcaagaaagaaagatatttttgaatTGCTTTCTCAATCGTTGGCTCCTAGTATTTATGGACATGATTATATTAAAAAGGCTGTTCTTCTTATGTTACTAGGTGGTTCAGAAAAGAACCTTGAAAACGGTACACATATTAGAGGAGATATTAATATTCTAATGGTCGGTGATCCATCTACGGCCAAATCACAGATGCTCAGATTCGTCCTCAACACAGCTAATCTAGCAATAGCAACTACCGGTAGAGGTTCATCCGGTGTCGGTCTGACAGCCGCGGTTACGACCGATAAAGAGACAGGCGAAAGGCGTTTGGAAGCAGGTGCGATGGTCCTGGCTGATAGAGGTATTGTTTGTATTGATGAATTCGACAAAATGAGTGATGTGGATCGTGTTGCTATCCACGAAGTCATGGAACAGCAGACTGTTACTATAGCCAAAGCTGGTATTCATACATCTTTGAATGCTAGATGTAGtgttattgctgctgcaaaCCCTATTTATGGTCAATATGATACTCACAAGGATCCACACAAAAACATTGCCCTACCTGATTCATTACTGTCACGTTTTGATTTACTCTTTGTGGTGACCGATGAAATCGATGATGCCCGTGACAGAGCTATATCTGAACATGTCTTGAGAATGCACAGATACTTGGCCCCTGGTTCAGAGGAGGGTGTTCCAATCAGAGACAATTCAGGACAAAACCTATCAGTCGGTGACCAAGCTGACGAACAAGCTGCTGTCTCTAGTGATACTGTCTATGAAAAGTTCAATCCTCTGATCCATGCCGGTctcgctgctgccaacaAAGGTACCAATAAGAAAAATCAAGTTCTTAGTATTGGCTTTATTCGTAAATATGTGCAGTATGCAAAGAACCGTATAAAGCCAGTTCTTACCAAGGGCGCTTCTGATTACATCGTAGCAACTTACTCTGGACTTCGAAATGATGACCTTACTATTAATCAACGTCGTACATCTCCTATCACGGCCAGAACGCTTGAAACACTCATTCGTCTTTCCACGGCACATGCAAAGGCTAGGTTATCAAATCTTgttgaggaagatgatgcCAGGGTGGCAGAAGAGATCCTCAGATACGCCTTATTCAAAGAGGTTATAGAGGCAGGCAGACGTAAGAAACGTAGAACTACAGCTGACCTTGAAGGTGAGAGTGAAGAGTCGGATGTCGAGcttgacgatgaagaagacgaggtgGTATCTACCAGAAGACCTGGAAGACCACGGGGTTCCCGTGCTAATAATGCTGAaaacgatgatgacgatgtgGATTATGAAGACACTCTTCCAGACGATTCAGTCTCTCAAAGAATCACTACTGCACGACAAAAAGCACTGGCAGCACGACGACAGGGTGACAGCTCACAACCAGCCTCTTCTCAAGGTCCCTCTTTCACACAAGAATCATGGGGTTCAAGTACCGTCGAATCACAAGTAGCAGAAGGTTCAAGAACCAATGGTCTTGCCGAAACTGGTGAGGACTCTGTTCCACAAGGTGATATTTCACGATCCCGTTTAGATGAGTTTGGCAGGATCTTGGGACAATTGCTTACTGACACTGCACAATTTCCTAGTGACGAAGCCATCTCGATTCCAGTGCTAATTGATGCTGTTAACAAACGAATGCAGACCGAGGATGTTTTCAGTGATCGTGAAGCAAGAGCTGCTCTCAAGCAAATGAGTGTCGATAATAAACTGTTTGTGCACAACGAGTCTGATTCCATTTATATGATTTAG
- the SFA1 gene encoding bifunctional alcohol dehydrogenase/S-(hydroxymethyl)glutathione dehydrogenase (Bifunctional alcohol dehydrogenase and formaldehyde dehydrogenase; formaldehyde dehydrogenase activity is glutathione-dependent; functions in formaldehyde detoxification and formation of long chain and complex alcohols, regulated by Hog1p-Sko1p; protein abundance increases in response to DNA replication stress; GO_component: GO:0005737 - cytoplasm [Evidence IDA] [PMID 14562095]; GO_component: GO:0005739 - mitochondrion [Evidence IDA] [PMID 14576278]; GO_component: GO:0005739 - mitochondrion [Evidence IDA] [PMID 16823961]; GO_function: GO:0051903 - S-(hydroxymethyl)glutathione dehydrogenase activity [Evidence IEA,IEA]; GO_function: GO:0051903 - S-(hydroxymethyl)glutathione dehydrogenase activity [Evidence IDA] [PMID 8483449]; GO_function: GO:0004022 - alcohol dehydrogenase (NAD) activity [Evidence IEA]; GO_function: GO:0004022 - alcohol dehydrogenase (NAD) activity [Evidence IMP] [PMID 12499363]; GO_function: GO:0004022 - alcohol dehydrogenase (NAD) activity [Evidence IDA] [PMID 8483449]; GO_function: GO:0033833 - hydroxymethylfurfural reductase (NADH) activity [Evidence IMP] [PMID 16652391]; GO_function: GO:0046872 - metal ion binding [Evidence IEA]; GO_function: GO:0016491 - oxidoreductase activity [Evidence IEA,IEA]; GO_function: GO:0008270 - zinc ion binding [Evidence IEA]; GO_process: GO:0000947 - amino acid catabolic process to alcohol via Ehrlich pathway [Evidence IGI] [PMID 12499363]; GO_process: GO:0006069 - ethanol oxidation [Evidence IEA]; GO_process: GO:0046294 - formaldehyde catabolic process [Evidence IDA] [PMID 8483449]; GO_process: GO:0033859 - furaldehyde metabolic process [Evidence IMP] [PMID 16652391]; GO_process: GO:0055114 - oxidation-reduction process [Evidence IEA,IEA]), translating to MASMKALVYNGPHSKKWTDVPKPKILKPTDAIVKVTATTICGTDLHILKGDVPEVSKGRILGHEGIGIIDSVGESVASFKKGDRVLMSCITSCGSCVYCSRNLQSHCLDGGWILGHLIDGTQAEYVRIPFADNSLYSIPKKLKDESVLCLSDALPTGYEVGVLAANVQPGDTVAIIGAGPVGLSVLMTTQFFSPAIIIMIDTDDMRLEASKELGATHTINPTKLKSSSTTNTSSALLDAISAIKAEVDGPDVPANQQAKPGVDVAIECVGIPQTFDTCQQIIAPGGRIANVGVHGSKVDLQLQDLWIKNIQISTGLVSANTTRALLKSVQSNKIKPDLLVTHKFNLSDIERAYEVFGRAAEEKAIKVLLQVDD from the coding sequence ATGGCATCTATGAAGGCTCTCGTATATAACGGACCACATTCAAAGAAATGGACTGATGTTCCAAAGCccaaaatattaaaacCTACTGATGCTATTGTCAAAGTAACTGCTACTACAATTTGCGGTACTGATTTGCACATTCTAAAGGGAGATGTACCAGAAGTCAGTAAGGGTCGGATTCTAGGACATGAAGGAATTGGCATTATTGACTCAGTGGGTGAATCGGTAGCATCGTTCAAAAAAGGTGATCGTGTGCTTATGTCTTGTATCACGTCTTGTGGATCATGTGTTTATTGCTCGAGAAACCTGCAATCACATTGTTTGGATGGTGGTTGGATTTTGGGACATTTAATTGATGGTACTCAGGCAGAGTATGTACGCATCCCGTTTGCAGACAATTCTTTGTATAGCATTCCAAAAAAGTTGAAAGACGAGTCAGTTCTATGTCTCAGTGACGCTTTGCCAACCGGTTATGAAGTTGGTGTATTAGCAGCCAATGTACAGCCCGGCGACACTGTTGCGATTATTGGAGCGGGTCCAGTTGGCCTATCAGTATTGATGACCACACAATTTTTTTCCCCtgccattattattatgattGATACAGACGACATGAGATTAGAGGCCTCCAAGGAATTGGGTGCTACCCACACCATCAACCcaacaaaattaaaatcaTCTTCGACAACTAATACATCTAGTGCTCTTTTGGATGCGATCTCTGCTATTAAGGCAGAAGTTGATGGTCCTGACGTACCTGCTAATCAACAGGCTAAGCCAGGAGTAGATGTTGCTATCGAGTGTGTTGGAATTCCTCAGACTTTTGATACCTGTCAGCAAATCATTGCTCCTGGTGGGCGTATAGCCAATGTTGGTGTTCACGGTAGCAAGGTAGACCTTCAATTGCAAGATCTATGGATTAAGAATATCCAGATTTCCACTGGGCTGGTTTCTGCCAATACCACTCGAGCTCTTCTCAAAAGCGTTCAAAGCAATAAGATCAAACCAGATCTGCTAGTGACACATAAGTTTAATCTAAGCGACATTGAGAGAGCCTATGAGGTTTTTGGTCGggcagcagaagagaaGGCCATTAAAGTTTTACTGCAAGTAGATGACTAA
- the CIA2 gene encoding Cia2p (Component of cytosolic iron-sulfur protein assembly (CIA) machinery; acts at a late step of Fe-S cluster assembly; forms the CIA targeting complex with Cia1p and Met18p that directs Fe-S cluster incorporation into a subset of proteins involved in methionine biosynthesis, DNA replication and repair, transcription, and telomere maintenance; ortholog of human FAM96B; GO_component: GO:0005737 - cytoplasm [Evidence IDA] [PMID 14562095]; GO_component: GO:0005737 - cytoplasm [Evidence IDA] [PMID 14690591]; GO_component: GO:0005634 - nucleus [Evidence IDA] [PMID 14690591]; GO_function: GO:0003674 - molecular_function [Evidence ND]; GO_process: GO:0007059 - chromosome segregation [Evidence IEA]; GO_process: GO:0016226 - iron-sulfur cluster assembly [Evidence IMP] [PMID 22678362]) — MATSEPINANPTVLDISQLPTRRNTAFKGPDSLGFENDDPAYSLSLFRPELLKIPDERFSDTYSYSENDDSKSITSEFSEPREPIDSQEIYDLISTISDPEHPLTLGQLAVVNLPHITVSDSGNPYEMAEVKVEITPTITHCSLATLIGLGIRVRLERCLPPRYRITINVREGTHQSEGQVNKQLNDKERIAAACENDQLLSVISNMLSTCR, encoded by the coding sequence ATGGCGACTTCTGAACCTATAAACGCAAATCCCACGGTACTGGATATCTCACAGCTGCCGACGAGGCGTAACACCGCATTCAAAGGGCCTGATAGTTTGGGATTTGAGAATGATGACCCAGCTTACTCATTGTCGCTATTTAGACCAGAGCTCCTAAAGATTCCTGACGAAAGATTTTCAGATACCTACTCTTATTCAGAAAACGATGACAGCAAGTCTATTACATCGGAATTCTCAGAACCTCGAGAGCCTATTGATTCCCAAGAAATATATGATCTTATTTCCACTATTTCGGACCCCGAGCATCCGTTGACATTAGGCCAGTTAGCAGTTGTCAACCTTCCGCACATAACAGTCTCAGATTCAGGAAATCCTTATGAAATGGCTGAGGTTAAGGTTGAGATTACTCCTACGATCACACACTGTAGTTTGGCAACTCTTATTGGGCTTGGGATTCGTGTTAGATTAGAACGATGTTTACCACCGAGATATAGGATCACCATCAACGTTCGCGAAGGAACCCACCAAAGCGAGGGCCAAGTAAATAAACAACTGAACGATAAAGAGAgaattgctgctgcatgCGAGAACGACCAGCTGCTGTCGGTTATTTCAAATATGCTGTCGACTTGCCGCTAA
- the YHB1 gene encoding Yhb1p (Nitric oxide oxidoreductase; flavohemoglobin involved in nitric oxide detoxification; plays a role in the oxidative and nitrosative stress responses; protein increases in abundance and relocalizes from nucleus to cytoplasmic foci upon DNA replication stress; GO_component: GO:0005737 - cytoplasm [Evidence IEA,IEA]; GO_component: GO:0005737 - cytoplasm [Evidence IDA] [PMID 14562095]; GO_component: GO:0005737 - cytoplasm [Evidence IDA] [PMID 22842922]; GO_component: GO:0005829 - cytosol [Evidence IDA] [PMID 15611069]; GO_component: GO:0005759 - mitochondrial matrix [Evidence IDA] [PMID 15611069]; GO_component: GO:0005739 - mitochondrion [Evidence IDA] [PMID 14576278]; GO_component: GO:0005739 - mitochondrion [Evidence IDA] [PMID 16823961]; GO_component: GO:0005634 - nucleus [Evidence IDA] [PMID 22842922]; GO_function: GO:0020037 - heme binding [Evidence IEA]; GO_function: GO:0005506 - iron ion binding [Evidence IEA]; GO_function: GO:0046872 - metal ion binding [Evidence IEA]; GO_function: GO:0008941 - nitric oxide dioxygenase activity [Evidence IEA]; GO_function: GO:0016966 - nitric oxide reductase activity [Evidence IMP] [PMID 10758168]; GO_function: GO:0016966 - nitric oxide reductase activity [Evidence IMP] [PMID 15611069]; GO_function: GO:0016491 - oxidoreductase activity [Evidence IEA,IEA]; GO_function: GO:0019825 - oxygen binding [Evidence IEA]; GO_process: GO:0034599 - cellular response to oxidative stress [Evidence IDA] [PMID 8810268]; GO_process: GO:0034599 - cellular response to oxidative stress [Evidence IDA] [PMID 9545281]; GO_process: GO:0055114 - oxidation-reduction process [Evidence IEA,IEA]; GO_process: GO:0015671 - oxygen transport [Evidence IEA]; GO_process: GO:0009636 - response to toxic substance [Evidence IEA]), which produces MSKGLTSQQVEHIKAGVPLMEQAGDAFLSEFYAKMISENPALLNVFNKTHQRTLDQPRALTRAVVAYAKNIDNLGVLSPVVERIVQKHCSLNVKAEHYPIVGKYLLDAISVKFGPDVATPAFLDAWAAAYGQLAELLIGAEKGVYEANRDKVGGWEGYRQFKVSEKVDETENVSSFKLVPVDGKKTIVPLPGQYLGFSFNIPALDEHTFCRQYSISDYVEPLADGAEGYRISVKKIPGGAISNNWHEHIKVGDTVDVSPPCGEFVLKNHSKPVLLVTAGIGVTPAISLSKHALASGQKVGLIQCDHKQDTVPFNEYFSSVAKENPDNFQYKRYLSGEGKRLDKNEFLNILETPNLKNADIYVIGPKDFMRDVRGWIHSSQKDGDHAVYYDFFGPAQWDE; this is translated from the coding sequence ATGTCGAAAGGTCTTACCTCACAGCAGGTTGAACATATTAAAGCAGGAGTTCCTCTTATGGAGCAGGCTGGAGATGCTTTCTTAAGCGAATTCTATGCCAAGATGATTAGTGAGAACCCAGCTCTGTTGAATGTTTTCAACAAGACTCACCAGCGTACTTTGGACCAGCCTAGAGCATTGACTCGTGCTGTAGTTGCATATGCCAAGAACATTGACAATTTGGGTGTTCTTTCTCCTGTTGTTGAAAGAATTGTTCAAAAGCACTGTTCTTTGAATGTAAAAGCTGAACATTATCCAATTGTTGGCAAGTATCTTTTGGATGCCATTTCTGTGAAATTTGGACCTGATGTAGCTACTCCTGCCTTTTTAGATGCGTGGGCTGCTGCGTATGGTCAGTTAGCTGAACTATTGATTGGTGCTGAAAAAGGCGTCTACGAAGCTAATAGGGATAAAGTTGGTGGATGGGAAGGATATCGTCAATTCAAGGTATCCGAGAAGGTCGATGAAACAGAAAACGTTTCATCATTCAAACTGGTTCCAGTAGATGGGAAGAAAACCATTGTTCCTTTGCCTGGTCAATATTTGGGATTCAGTTTCAATATACCAGCCCTAGATGAGCACACGTTCTGCCGACAATATTCGATTTCCGATTATGTTGAGCCGTTGGCTGATGGCGCTGAAGGTTATCGTATTAGTGTTAAGAAGATCCCTGGTGGCGCTATCTCTAACAACTGGCATGAACACATTAAGGTTGGTGATACCGTTGATGTAAGCCCTCCGTGTGGTGAATTTGTCTTGAAAAACCACTCGAAGCCAGTATTGCTGGTGactgctggtattggtgTCACGCCAGCTATTTCTCTATCTAAACATGCATTGGCCTCTGGTCAGAAAGTGGGTCTCATACAATGTGACCACAAACAAGATACTGTGCCATTTAACGAATATTTCAGCTCCGTTGCTAAAGAGAACCCTGACAACTTTCAATATAAGCGATATCTGTCTGGTGAGGGAAAGAGACTAGACAAAAATGAGTTCTTGAACATTCTTGAAACCCCCAACTTGAAGAATGCCGATATTTACGTTATTGGACCAAAAGATTTCATGAGGGATGTCCGTGGATGGATCCACTCCTCTCAGAAGGATGGTGATCACGCTGTTTACTATGATTTCTTTGGACCCGCTCAATGG